The Amycolatopsis coloradensis sequence GCACCGCCGCGATCTCGGGCAGCAGGAGCGGCCCGCCGCCGCTCAGCACCGCTCCGCCGACCAGGCCGGAAAGGCCGACGCCGAGATAGATCGCGGAGGCGTTGAGCGAGAGGACGAGCCCGGCGTTGTGCTTGGACAACTCGATCAGCCGGTGCTGGATCGGCGGGTTGACCGACCAGGTGGCCAGGCCCCACAGGAAGAGGACGACGGCCGCGCCCGCGACGGTGGTCGCCACCAGCGGCAGCAGCGCGAGCACCACGGTGATCCCGCCGAACACGACCAGCAGCGGTCCCCTGGCGCCCCAGCGATCGGTCGCGCGGCCGCCGAGGACGTTGCCGAGCGCGCCGCCCGCGCCGTAGACGAACAGCAGCAGGCTGACCGTCGTGCCGTGGACACCCGCGGTGGCGGACAGGACCGGCGAGATGAAGGTGTAGACGGAGAACGCGGCGAGGCAGCCGAGCACGGTCGCGCCGAGCATGGCGAGGACGCGCGGATCCTTGGCGACGGTGAACCGTTCGGCCAGCCGGACCGGGGGTGGCGCCGGGACGGCGGGCAGGACCAGCCGGACCGCGAAGGCGCCGAGAAGCGAGAAGGCCGCGACGAGTGCGAAGACGGCCTGGTAGCCGACGCTCTGCGAAAGGACGCTGCCGAGCGGCACGCCCAGGATCGTCGCGACAGTGAGCCCGCCGAAGACGAGCGCGACCGCGCGGCCCCGGCGTTCCGGCTAAGTGAGTTCGGCGGCGACGGCGCTCGCGGCCGGGGTGAAGACCGCCGCGCCGATCGCGGTGACGACCCGGGCGAGGAGCAGGGTGACGTAGCCGGGCGCGAGAGCGGCGAGGGCGTTGCCGACGGCGGTGACGACGAGAGCGGCGACCAGGAGCGTGCGCCGCTCCCAGCGGCCGGTGACCGCGGCGAACAGCGGTGAGCCGACCGCGTACGCGATGGCGAAGGCGGTGACCAGCTGCGCGGCGGCCGTCTCGGAGACCGCGAGCTCGCCGGTCAGCGCCGGCAGCAGCCCGGCGACGACGTAGCCGCTGGTGCCGACCGCGAACGTACCGAGCGCCAGCACCGCGGTCCTGGGTGGTGCGAAAGTCATGACTCCCCAGCTCCAGACCCTTCAGATCGCGATTAGCCCGCGAAACGCAGGTCGGCGCCGGATCGCGATCAGGCCGCTAAAGGCGACATGGGGGTCGTTGTTCGATGGTTGTCGTAGTTCGATGGAGACCGTACTACGAACTCGCCGGAAGTTCGAGGGGCGTCGTACTATGGACGGATGGCCGCGACGCAGCAGTACGTCTATCCCGATCAGGACGAGATCCGGATCGAGGCGGTCCTCGCCGCGCTCGCGGACCCGGTCCGGCTCGACATGGTCCGCCAGCTGGCCGAACCCGGCACCGAGATCTCGTGCAGCGGATTCGACGTCGCCGTGACCAAGTCCACACTCACCCATCACCTGCGCACGCTGCGCGAAGCGGGCATCATCATGGGCCGCCAGCAGGGCACCGCGCGCTACAACTCGTTGCGCCGCAAGGATCTCGACGAACTCTTCCCCGGCCTGCTCCAGGGCGTGCTCGCCGCCCGCCGCTGAGGGTGGTCAGCCTCACCCGAAACCGGGATGACAAAGGCACCCTCGATCGGTTGAACTGAACGCAGGACAGCGGGGCCGCACGCGCTGTCTTCTTTTGCGCCTGAGACCTAAATCGATTCAGCTCCCCATCCGCGACGCTGGGCGAGTAATCGTTTACCCAAGTACGACCCCGGAAGGAGAGCCGTGCCCGTCGCGCTGCTCGCGCTCGCCATCGGTGCCTTCGGCATCGGGACCACCGAATTCGTCATGATGGGCGTGCTGCCCGAAGCCGCCGCGGACTTCGGCGTGTCGATCCCGTCTGCCGGTTACCTCATCTCCGGCTACGCGCTGGGTGTCGTGGTCGGCGCCCCGCTGCTCACCGCCGCCGCCGTCCGCCTGCCGCGCAAGACGATGCTGCTGGCGATGATGGGGCTGTTCACGCTGGGCAATGCCCTCTTCGCGCTCTCACCGAACCAGGAGTTCGGCGTCGCTTTCCGCTTCCTCGCCGGCCTGCCGCACGGCGCGTTCTTCGGCGCCGGCGCGGTCGTCGCGTCCAGCCTGGCCAAGCCGGGCGAACGCGCGAAGGCCGTCTCGATGATGTTCATGGGCCTGACCCTGGCCAACGTCGTCGGCGTGCCGCTGGGGACGCTGCTCGGCCAGAAGGTCGGCTGGCGCGCGACCTTCGGCGTCGTCGCCGTGATCGGCCTGCTCGCCATGGCCGCGATCGCGAAACTGGTCCCCCACCAGGGCAAACCGGTCGAGCCGTCGCTGCGTGGCGAACTCGGCGCCTTCCGCCGCCCGCAGGTATGGCTCGCGCTCGCGATCGTCACCTTCGGCCTCGGCGGCGTGTTCGCCTGCCTGTCCTACATCGCGCCGATGCTGACCGACGTCACCGGCTACTCGCCGTCCGACGTCACGCTGCTGCTCTCGCTGGCGGGGGTCGGCATGACGATCGGCAACTACCTCGGCGGCAGGCTCGCCGACAAGGCGCTGATGCCGAGCCTCTACGTCTCGCTGATCGGGCTCGCTTCGGTGCTGGCGATCTTCACCTTCACCGCGAACGGCAAGGTCGGCGCGGCGGTGACGATCTTCTTCGTCGGCCTCGCCGGGTTCATGATCGGCCCGATGATGCAGGCCCGGATCATGGAGAAGGCAGGCGGGACGCCGTCGCTGGTCTCCGCCGCCGTGCAGTCGGCGTTCAACATCGCGAACTCCATCGGCGCCTACCTGGGCGGCCTGGTGATCGCGGGCGGGCTCGGCCTGGTCGCGCCCAACTGGGTCGGCGCGTCGCTGGCCGTGCTGGGGCTCTCGCTGGCCGTGGTGTCCGGCGGCATGGACCGCCGCGAGGCCCGGCTGGCCCCCGCCATGGCTTCCTGACCTCATCAACGCGCGTGAAGGCCCCCTTCCCTCGGCTCAGTCGAGGGAAGAGATCGNGGGGCCCTTCATCGCAAATTTTGCGATGAAAGGCCCCTTCATTGCATCTGGGGTCAGTGGATGACGAGGCCGTGCGCGGCGGCGTAGGCGATCGCGGTCTCGGTGTCCACGTGGACACCGGAGAGGTTCGCCTGCACCAGGCCGTTGGCGTCGAGCCGCGCGCCGCGCAGGTCCGCGCCTTCGAGTTTCGCGCCCGCCAGCCGGGCGCCGGTGAGGTCCGCACCGCGCAGGTCGGCGCCGGTCAGGTCCGCTTCGAGCAGGTTCGCCTCGCGCAGCCGCAGGCCCCCCAGGTCCACTTTGGACAATCGTGCCTTGCCGAGCGAGACCAGCGAGAGATCGCATTCGGTGAAGGCGACCTTCTGGAATCGGCAGTCCACAAAGGACGATCCGAGCATCGAGCAGGAGCTCCACCGCGTGCTCGCCAGCACACTGCGATCGAAGGTGCACGAGCGGAACGCGGACGCCTCGTGGCGCGAGCCTTCGAAGTCGACCTTGGTGAAGTCGCACTGGTCGAAGGTGCAGCCCTGGGTACGCAGCCCGCGCAGGTCGGCTTCGGTGAAATCACAGCCGACGAAACTGCGTTTTTCCCACCATTGCTGGGAAAGAACGGCTTCTCGGTAGTCCTCCGCGGTCTCGATCACCCGTCCAGGATCGCATACCCGTTCACGTCCAGGTGATCCCGCCGAACAAGGCGCGCAGCTTCGCCGCCCGGCGCTCGGACGACGCGGCGATCCAGCCGATCCGGCCGAGCAGATGGGCGCGGAAGTCCGGATGACCGGCCCGGTTCTGCTCCTCCGGGCCGGTCCGGGCGCAGTTGTGGAGCAGTGCGCGCAGGGCGTCGTAGTCGGCCCGCGTCGCGGCGGGCGCGCTGTTGACCACCAGTCCCGCGACCCGTTGCCGCTGGTGCGCGGCGGCGATCGACGTCTTGTCGTCCCTGAGCCGGAACCCCTCGTCGGTCACGATCCGCCGGACCCCTGGCAGCAACCGGTGCAGCGGCAGGGAATCACCGGAGAACGCCAGATCGTCGGCGTATCGCGTGTAGACCGCGCCCAGCGCATGGGCGAGGCCGCCGAGCCGGCGGTCCAGATGGTGCGTGACCGCGTTCGCGACCGCGGGCGATGATGGCGCGCCCTGCGGAAGATGCGTGGCCGCCAGGTTGTTGAGCAGCCGCACGCGCGCCGGGTCCCGCCGTCCCCCGGGAACGGTGGCGAGGACATCCGGCGGAACGGCCGTGGTGAGCACGCCCGCCAGCGCTTCCGCCACGGCGGGCGGATAGCCGGCGAGTGCGAGCAGCGCCGAGATCCGGCGCGCGGACACCGCCGGGAAGAACCCTTCGAGGTCCATCCTGACCACGGTCTCGCGGCCGGCGTGGGGTGCCGCGCACGACAGCGGCGACCGGCCGCGCCGGAATCCGTGTGCGGCCTCGTGCACCGGCAGCGCGTCGACGACGTGCCGCACGATCCGGCGTTGCAGTTCGGCGATCCGCGGCTTCGGCCGCTCGATGAGCCGCACGCCGCCCGAAGCGGTCGGGATCCAGCGGTAGGTGTAGTGCCGGATCGGATCGGCCGCACACCTGTTCCAGCTCCTCGCGTCGGCGAACCACGAGAGTTCGCCGGGCGTCAGGTCGAGGGCGGCAGCGCAGTCGTCGAAGGTCGCCCAGCGGGCCACCTGGAATCGCCAGACCGACGGCAGGGGTTCGAGGAGCGACGCGGAGGTGACTCTTTCTCCTGTCATCCGCGCGGACTCGCACGCGGAGCGTGCCGCCCTCGCGCGGGACGCCTTGTCTCGCTGTCTTCGTGCCCCCCGGGGTTGCCCCGGAGTGGGTGGCGATCCACCGGCTCACCTCCGCGTCGCTGTCGCCACCCTACCGACTTCAGCGACTGGGGATGATCTCCGTGCCGGAGACGTAGCGCATGGCCTCGATGAACTTCGGGTCGTTCATCCGGCGCTCCATCTCCGGATAGTCGAGGTCGACCAGCCGGGTCTGGATCCACCACAGGTTGCCGAACGGGTCGCGGACCCGGCCGACACGGTCGCCGAAGAAGAGTTCGGTCTGCCTCGTCACCTCTTCGGCGCCCGCCTCGACCGCCCGGCGCTGCGTCTCCACGCTGTCCTCCACGTAGAGCCGCAGATACGCCGGGGTGTCGACCCAGTCGTCACGCGAGTCGAACAGCATGACGACCGAGTCGCCGATCCGGACCTCGGCGTGCCCGATCTTCCCGCCTTCGACGTACACCGGTTCACCGATCGGCTCCGCATCGAAGACCCGCTTCAAGAAGTCGATCACGCTCGCGGTGTCGCGCGAGATGATCCACGGGGTGACCGAGTGGTAGCCATCGGGGATCGGGTTGCTCATCGGGGTTCTCCTCAGTCGTCGTGTGCGATGAGAAGAACGCTAGAGCCCGTATAGGACAGATCGTGTCCTAGTGCGATTTCAGCAGAAAGGGCGGCTTCGACTCCTGCCACTCCGGCATGTCCAGCGAGTTGAGCACCTCGACGATCCGCTTCTCTTCGTAGCGGAAATGCGTCTCCATGATCGCCGTGAGGCCGTCCAGTTCCCGTTGGACGTGCAGGATCTCGGCCTCACTCGACCCGGGGCCGACACCGGCGACCAGCTCTTCGAGCCGTTCGATGATCCCGGTCATGACCTCGTGGTCGTGCGCGAGCTCTTCGAGCGACGACCGCAATTCGGGGAATTTCTCCGCCAGCACAAGGAAAGCGCCACCGTCTTCCCCGGTGTGATGCCTGGTCAGCGCCGAGCAGAAGGTGAGGCAATGAGCCCGAAGATCTCGCAGCCGCTCCGCGCGCCCGGCCGCGACCGATTCGAGGTCGTCGTGCAGTGCGGCCAGCTCTTTACGCAGCCAGTTGTGAACCTGAACGAGTTGATTTCCGAACGCCGTCAACCGGCCGTCCGTTCGAGAAGGGGTTTCCATGATTTCCCATGGTCCGGCGCCTCCATGCCCGCGACGGTCTCTTTGCCGGGTGCACTGCGACGCTGGGAACACTTCAGCACGGCCGCCAGGTGATCGTCAAGGGACTTCAGCGGAAGTCGCGGGACTTGGCGGTGATCCGCAGCGGCAGGTGCCTGATCTGTTCGGCGAGGACGTTCACCACCTCGCCCGTGCGCTCGACCACGCCCCGGACCAGCAGCGCGGGACTGCCGCGGGCGACCCGGTGATAGCGCTGCCACACCCCCATCGTGCAGATGACGTTGATCATCCCCGTCTCGTCCTCGAGGTTCATGAAGGTGACGCCGCCCGCGGTCGCCGGCCGCTGGCGATGGGTCACCGCGCCACCGGTCAGCACCTGCGCGCCGTGCGGGATCCCGCGCAGGCCCGCCGCCGTGACGACGCCGAGTTCGTCGAGGTGCTCCCGGATGAACTGGGTCGGGAAGCTGTCCGGCGACACCCCGGTGGCCCAGACGTCCGCGACCGCGATGTCGATTTCGTCCATCCCCGGCAACATCGGAGCCTTGGCCCCGGTGATGAGTCCCGGCAGTTTCTCCGGGCTTTCGTCGGCGACCGCGCCCGCCGCCCAGAGCGCGCTTCGCCTGCTCTCGCCGAAACACCCGAAGGCACCGGCCGCGGCCAGCGCCTCGACCTGCGGTTTGGTCAGCCGCACCCGCCGGGCGACCTCGGACAGACCCGCGAACGGGCCGCCGCGTTCCCGCTCCTCGACGATCTTCTTCGCCAGGTTCTCGCCGATCATCCGCACCGTGGACAGGCCACCCCGCACGGCGAGCAGTTCTCCCCCTTCCGGCAAGGGTTCCAGCGTCGCGTGCGGAAGACTCGCGTTGATGTCCGGGCCGAGCACCGGCACCCCGTGCCGCCGCGCGTCGGCCACCAGCGACTGCGGCGAGTAGAACCCCATCGGCTGCGCACGCAGCAAACCCGCCAGGAACGCGTCCGGATGGTAGTACTTGAAGTACGCGCTCGCGAACACCAGCAGGGCGAAACTCAGCGCGTGACTCTCCGGGAAGCCGAAATTCGCGAACGCCTTGAGCTTGCCGAAGATCTTCTCGGCGAGCTCGTCCTCGATGTCGTTCTTCGCGGCGCCTTCGAGGAAGCGCCGTTTGAGCCGCTCCATCTTCTGTTCGGAACGTTTCGCCCCCATGGCATGGCGCAACTGATCCGCCTCCGCCGGCATGAAATCGGCGATATCGAGGGCGATCTGCATCATCTGTTCCTGGAACAACGGGACACCGAGGGTCTTTCCCAGCGCGTTGGCCAGTTTCGGATGGTCGAAATCCCATTTCTCCTGGTCGTTCTTGCGCCGGATGTAGGGATGCACCGAACCACCCTGGATCGGGCCGGGGCGGATGAGCGCGACCTCGACCGCCAGATCGTAGAACGTCTTGGGACGCAAGCGAGGCAGCGTGGCCAGCTGCGCACGGCTCTCCACCTGGAAGACACCGATCGCATCGGCGCGGCAGAGCATTTCGTAGATGTTCTGATCCTTGAGATCCAATTCGGAGATGTCGACCTCTTCCCCTTTGTGGTCACGAACCAGATCGATCATATAATGCAGGGCCGACAACATTCCGAGGCCGAGCAGGTCGAATTTGACCAGCCCCGCTGCAGCACAGTCGTCCTTCTCCCACTGCACGACACTGCGGTTCTCCATACGGGCCCATTCGATCGGGACGACCTCGCTCACCGGCTGACGGCAGATCACCATCCCGCCGGAATGGATGCCCAGATGCCGCGGGAAGTCTTCGAGCGCGCAGGCGAGTTCCACGACCTCTTCGGGGATGTCGTGATCGTGGTCCTTCTCCGTGGCGCGCAACGCACCCCAGCGGTCGATCTGCTTGCTCCACGCGTCCTGCTGGCCTGGCGAGTACCCGAGTGCCCGCGCCGCGTCCCGGACCGCGGACCGGGCCCGGTAGGTGATCACGTTCGCCACCTGCGCGGTGTTCAGCCGCCCGTATTTCTCGTAGACGTACTGGATCGCCTCCTCACGGCGATCGGATTCGATGTCGAGGTCGATGTCCGGGTAACCGTCGCGATCCGGGGCGAGGAAGCGTTCGAAGAGCAGGCCGTAGCGCACGGCGTCGACCTTGGTGATGCCGAGCGCGTAACAGACCGCCGAATTCGCGGCCGATCCCCGGCCCTGGCAGAGGATCTTGTTGGCCCGGCAGAAGTTCACGATGTCCCAGACGATCAGGAAGTAGCCGGGAAAGCCCAGTTCTTCGATGATGTCCAGTTCGTGGTCGATCAGCTTCCTGGCTTTTTCGCGGTACTCCTCGTCCTTGTTCTTCTCGTGCTCCTCCGCGCCTTTCTCGGTGAGGTACCGCAAGTAGGACGCTTCGGTGTGGCCTTCCGGAACGGCGAACGGCGGCAGTTCCGGTTTGATGTGATGGAGCTCGAACGCGCACTCCCGGCCGAGCAGCGCCGCTCGCTGCACCGCGCCCGGGTACCGCTCGAAGATCTCGGCCATCTCCTCCCCCGACCGCAGGAACGCCGTCCCCGCGGCGGGCAGCCAGCCCTCCATGTCCTCCAAGCCTCGCCGGGCGCGGATGGCGCTGAGCGCGTCGGCGAGCGGAGCTCGCTCCGGCCGGGCGTAGTGCGCGGCCGTGGTCGCCACCGTCGGCAGGCCGAACTCGTCGGCCATCTCGCTCAGCAGATCATTGTGCGTGCTGTCCAAGGGAAGGCTGTGGTCGATGAGCTCGACGTAGACGTTCTCCCGGCCGAAGCAGTCGATGAGTTCCTTCAGCCGCACGACGGCCGCGGCGGGGCCTTCGGTGACGAGCGCCTTGCGCACCGCGCCCTTGCGGCAACCGGTGAGCACCACACACTTCCCGCGTACCTCTTCGGCGACCGCGCGCAGGTCGTAGACCGGCCTGCCCTTCTCCGCCCTTTCCTTGGGGGACAACGACTGCCTGTCGAAGCCGTACAGCTGGCCGGCGGTGATCGCCCGGTTCAGGCTCAGGTACCCGTCCTGTTGCTTGGCCAGCAGGAGCAGATGCTCGCCCTCGGGGTCGGCGGACCCGTTCTGCGGCCCTGAAAGGCCGAAACTGAGCTCCGTGCCGAAGACGGTGTGCACGCCCAGCTCCCTCGCCGCCTCGGCGAAGCGCACCACTCCGTACATGCCGTCGTGATCGGTGAGCGCGATCGCGTCCAGGCCCAGCCTCGCCGCTTCCTCCACCAGCTCCTCGGGATGACTCGCCCCGTCCAGGAAGCTGAAGTTCGAATGGCAGTGCAGTTCGGCGTACGGCACCCGGTGCGCGGTGGCGCCGTCGTCGTCACCGATCAGCCCGGTCAGATCCGCGGGCGGCTGATAACCCTGCCGTTTGGCACTCCAGGCGGGGCTGTCCCCGCCGTCGCCGGGCGGCACCTCGCCCGCGAGCTCGCGGGCGAGGTCCTTCCATGGCCGCGGAGGGTTGTTCCAGCCCATCGGTCACCGGTTCTCGGTCGAGGTTCTCGGCGCGGGGACGAACACTTCCGCGCGCGGGACGCGGGCCGCCCAGGCGGTGTCCAACTCGGCACGTTGCACCGGGATGGCCGGTTCCTCCAGCCAGCGTCGCACCAGCCGCGTGTACTCCTCGTCCATGGTCAGTCGTACTTCCCTTCCAGTGTCCACATCGGATTCTTGTGGTGCTCGAAGCGCAGCAGCACCGCCTCTTCTGCGTCCTGCCCGTCGGCCAGCAGCACCTGCACCCGCATCCGGGTCCCCGACCGGGCGTGCCCCGCTCCGGCCCGGACACCGACGAGCCACGGCCCGGCCCAGGCGATGACCTCACGCGGCTCACCACCCTCGAAACTCACGAGGAACGGAGCGGCGGTGACCCGGCGCCGCGCGGTGATCTCCACGACGCGCCCGTTCTCGTCCAGCACTTGAGCGGGTACCGGGCGGGCGAACACCGTCGCCGGGGAGGGCGACGGGAGCCGCCCTGCCCAGTTCGCGTCCGCCTGCGCCGACTTCTCCCGCCTGTCGCCCCACGGCACCAGCCGGACCCGCTCGGCGGGATCGCGACCGCCGTCGAGCACCGCGGTGAAGACGCTCTCCGGGCCGAGCAACCCCTGCACCCGCACCAGCGCGCGGCCGGCACGTTCACCGGACAGACTTTCGTCCTCTGTGGACGGACGCAGCACACCCGTCGCACCCGCCTGCCACAACCCCAGCTGGAGCGACCGCCCTTCGACCGTCTCCTCCGGCTCCAGCCGCAACCGCACGACGCCGGAGTGGGGACGCGCCGAGGTGTCCCGGACCTTCAGCCAGCCTTCGAACTGCCAGCGCACCCTGTCCGCGACACCGAGCGGGGTCAGCGGTTCGGCGCAGCGCCACACCCGGCCGAGTTGTTCGCCGGTCTCGGTGGTGGCGTAGATGCCGAGCCGGGTGCAGGCCAGCCCGTGCGCGGCGAGCCCGGCGTGGAAGCGTTCGCCGAGTCCTTTCGCCACGAACGCGGCGGCGTCGACCCGGTCGATCGGCGGGTCGAACGCCTTCGCCAGGGAGAGTTCCGGTGGCGGCCGTCGACGCGACGGCGGACGTTCGGACCGTCCTCGCGCCAGCCGGTGCGCGAGCACACCCTCCGCCCCGAAGCGCGCGGAGACGTCGCTTTCGTCGAGCGCCGCGAAGGCGCCCAGCGTGTGCAGGCCGAGCTGTTTGAGCAAGGTGACCAGCTCGGCGCGGCCCGCCTCGGGCTGATCGAGCTCGCGGATGGGCAACGGGGCCAGGAATTCCGCCGTGCCACCGGGTTCGACCAGCGTCGAACGGTGGGCGGCGAGCGTCGCGGCGAACAGGCCGTCGGCGACGCCGACCTGACTTTCCACTCCCGCCGCCACGGACACCTCGTCCACGAGTCTTTCGAGAAGGCCGTGCTCACCGCCGAAGTAACCGGCCGCGCCGTCGACCGGGACGGCGACGATCCCCGGGCGTACCACCTCGACACCGACGGCCAGCTCCTCCACCGCCCGTGCGACGGACTCGAAGAGCCGGGCGTCACGACCGTCGTCCTCGCCGAAGACCGCCAGCTCCGGACAGCAGGACTGGGCCTCGCGCCGCCGCATCCCGCGGCGGACGCCGTATCCCCTGGCCACCGCGGTGCAGGCGACCACGCGGTTCGCCGAGAAGACCGCGGCGGGACGGCCGACGGGTTCGCCCGCGACGGCCGCGGCGGCGACCGCGGGCCAGTCCGGGCACCACAGCACCAGCATGCGCACGGGTGGGTTCACGCCGTCCCCCACCTGGTCGTGGGGAAGTCGGCCCGCTCGACCTCGCCCTGGCCGGGAAATCGCAGCAAGGCCGACATCGGCCGGGCGGCCGCACCCCGGCCACCCGCCCGTACCTCCACCTCACGGGTGCGCAGGTAGCCCGCGCCACCGCCCTCGAAGCCCGTCCAGCGCGAGCGACGGCGGCTCAGTTCGACCTCCGCACCGGGCCAGGAGCCCAGCGAAAGCAGCACCGAACCACGGTTGCGCGCGCGGGCGGACAGCTTTCTCGCCACCTCGGGCCGGGCGAGCCCCGGACCGACGACCACGAGGTCGAAGCCGTCGAGCAGGGCCGCGGTCACCGCCGGGAACTCGGCACCGGGACGGGGGACCAGCGCCAGCCTGCCCACCTCGACCCCGAGTTCCGCGGCGGCGACCACCCCGAGCGCGGGCAGGCCGACCGCGACCGCCCACGCACCGCCGGCGGTCGCGGCGGCCAGCAGGGTGAGCATCAGTGACGTGGACCCCAGCACCGAAACGGTGCTCCCGCGCCGGAGCCCCGCGGCGGGCAGCAGACCGGACAACGCCGGGGACACCGGGAGCACCCTTCCCGTCGTCCTCGCGTGTTCGGCCGCGGAAGCCACGCCACTGGCCGTGCTCACACCTGGCAAAGCCGCCAGCCTCGCCAACGGCAAGGCCCGCGCCTCGACCACCTCCGCTGTCACCGGACCTCGCCTCCCCACGACACCTAGACCGTCCTTTGTGGACGGCACCGGCGTGCCACGGGGAAGGCGGCACTTCGAACGCTTGTTCGATGACTCCATCGTAGACCGGGTGGCGCAGCGGTTGTCAAGCGAGCTGTGCCGACAGGCGCCAGTGGGCATGGAAGCGGCCGAGGTCACTCTGCCTGAGGTGCCTGTGATTGCTGACTGGCCCCTGTGATCGACAGGTAGCCCCTCGGTCCGCGGCTCGGGTTTGATTCGCTTGAGTCCCCGGCTGGGGTCGTAGTCGGCCCACTGTGACGCTGCTCCGTGCGAGTGGTCCGGTCAGGTCACGGGCGTGTCCTAACCCGAGCCGCGTCCGGCGGACCGAGGGAAGAATGCTCAACCATGAGTACGAGCAGAGCAGTGACCTGGGAAGGCTTCTACAACACCAGAGATCTTGGCGGCTTGCCGACCAGGTCGGGCCATGCAACTCGTTACGGCGCTTTCTTCAGGGCGGCTGATCTTCGTTTTGTCACCGACGAGGGCTGGTCCCAGGCGCGACAATCCGGTGGACGAGGTCCGGCCTGCAACGGCAAAGTCCCCGACAGCGCTGGCGGGCTCGGCGCAATTCATTGCCACCACCGCAGGTGCAATCACACCGACCGGCGTCGACCGCATCGAGGTACCCCTCGACGATATCGAGGACATCGAGTTCTGGCAGCACATCAACAGTGAGCAACTCAACGGCAGTCCGCTCTACTACCGTCTTTTCCTCGAACGGAAAGCCGGCCGGTGCGCCGCTGTCATCACTGCGCTCGCCCACTGCAGACCCGGCGGTGTCCTGTTCAACTGTGGCGCAGGCCGAGACCGCACCGGCCTGATCACCCTCCTGCTGTTGGCGCTGGCCGACGTCCGGCCGGAGGCCATCGCAACGGACTACGACCTGTCCACCGAGGCCCTGAAACCCCTG is a genomic window containing:
- a CDS encoding DNA polymerase Y family protein, producing the protein MLVLWCPDWPAVAAAAVAGEPVGRPAAVFSANRVVACTAVARGYGVRRGMRRREAQSCCPELAVFGEDDGRDARLFESVARAVEELAVGVEVVRPGIVAVPVDGAAGYFGGEHGLLERLVDEVSVAAGVESQVGVADGLFAATLAAHRSTLVEPGGTAEFLAPLPIRELDQPEAGRAELVTLLKQLGLHTLGAFAALDESDVSARFGAEGVLAHRLARGRSERPPSRRRPPPELSLAKAFDPPIDRVDAAAFVAKGLGERFHAGLAAHGLACTRLGIYATTETGEQLGRVWRCAEPLTPLGVADRVRWQFEGWLKVRDTSARPHSGVVRLRLEPEETVEGRSLQLGLWQAGATGVLRPSTEDESLSGERAGRALVRVQGLLGPESVFTAVLDGGRDPAERVRLVPWGDRREKSAQADANWAGRLPSPSPATVFARPVPAQVLDENGRVVEITARRRVTAAPFLVSFEGGEPREVIAWAGPWLVGVRAGAGHARSGTRMRVQVLLADGQDAEEAVLLRFEHHKNPMWTLEGKYD
- a CDS encoding tyrosine-protein phosphatase → MSTSRAVTWEGFYNTRDLGGLPTRSGHATRYGAFFRAADLRFVTDEGWSQARQSGGRGPACNGKVPDSAGGLGAIHCHHRRCNHTDRRRPHRGTPRRYRGHRVLAAHQQ